In Plasmodium reichenowi strain SY57 chromosome 5, whole genome shotgun sequence, the following proteins share a genomic window:
- a CDS encoding vacuolar protein sorting-associated protein 11, putative, which produces MFNFRNLPLFDKDNSKDTDDIKIFLNSYEGIYFSSSNKFINVFLDKILIIDPSSLNVITINTDLYVVDFVFNEKNKNLIVLGKGKNSLICSVYNIRESNFTLLKKIQLSKNINNIKKTLIAKCSEYIITLENKKITFYFLNKDYSINQSELIEDGKELIENIYLSKNHILLVIKNSYVYIYQLDIKNSHISYTHIDSFNLNLSYFRESINNKKKHINKISDVSNNDPKKDNNEKNTSSNNITHNNYNDISKNNNNNNNNINRVKDNINNNTLQNNDEPILSIYNEDLNVLYICQNMYNVLFVLNLNNLSFEFILLENKIINLFSCKFYLILLKEVNKKYFLHIYIIYEDMKLLVSTLLLNEPISNVIFFNNLFFLLIEEEISKPEIKVDKFYFYEQLKLKLHSKLDGDALKILKRDNVTNNINMCKQEENKYKLKNEHKDVEIYNKNNIVDSTNNTIYNNEVNHYKYITNDFFFNEDIINTDVKKELYNLNHTKDNINQDTLKKTEKQTNQNDITMSLSKDERNNDTNKIFNENMFTLNKFFKNCRNQIKIILKERNINEIINMFKKKKLYQWLIKYANLNKNYQIININSIHKIYADFLFEKEQYENAIYEYIQTINYLDTSYVIHKYLNLDLYEYLTIYLEKLHVYHQFNDEHTMMLLSCYKKQCKKKKMISFIKKNKDKINLNKTYKFLLNAGYYNIVLNLSKKYKDHFTYVSILIEKYENYEKSLKYIFKLDVENICILLFKYGYKFIKYYPQLTIYLLKKIIKKYNINLTIFIPLFLDNIDFLFMFIVKFLDKNVNINKINHIQEKQKQHYSNIYHDSDEFNSVTKQKKNKINSFHIYEKDNNRNQNRSPSDSHNLSDDNNSQESTTAVNLINKTNLQLDIFNGEYDYILFLTVIQILLQKYKKAVQEENQTNKQSNKQTNKQTNKQKENTTTNKIINKDQTNEQNNILTFNIDKLIQNNKDKNINFLSVLLLSIYNYNKGLIYTSTQMNKYDISLLFSIHKFINNTKGKINKINKDEHMVYEQLRKHKPNEQTMQINSSYKILNRNFQKIIYNICINHLKLNGSLSYNYIFYYLSMLNDEKYLIKFIKKIRQDMNLSIFNLIQILKKYNKSYSCIQNMVVAYMNDINKNINDKCIEIEKDKKELKKIKKKQLKKKYNFYLIDNAYCSICKEILSVPLIHFLCKHSYHSYCLKDNNVCILCHNKDKEKKLLKEKAINSIQNFDEFFKYLQGSTDKFSYISNYLSYGITPK; this is translated from the exons atgtTCAATTTTAGAAATTTGCCTCTTTTTGACAAGGATAATTCAAAAGATACAG atgatataaaaatttttttaaactcTTATGAAGggatatatttttcatcatccaataaatttataaatgtatttcTAGACAAAATACTGATCATTGATCCGTCTTCCTTAAATGTTATTACAATAAATACAGATCTGTATGTAGTTGATTTCGTTTTTAATGAGAAAAATAAGAATCTTATTGTTTTAGG GAAAGGGAAGAATTCACTCATTTGTAGTGTTTACAATATTAGGGAAAGCAACTTTACacttttgaaaaaaattcagTTAAgcaaaaatattaataacatTAAAAAGACACTGATAGCAAAATGTagtgaatatataataacattagaaaataagaaaattactttttatttcttaaataAAGATTATAGTATAAATCAAAGTGAATTAATAGAAGACGGAAAAGAACttattgaaaatatatatttgtcaaaaaatcatatcttgttagtaataaaaaattcatatgtatatatataccaactagatattaaaaattcGCATATTAGTTATACACATATTGATAGTTTCAATTTAAATTTATCCTACTTCAGAGAatctataaataataaaaaaaagcatataaataaaataagtgATGTATCAAATAATGACCCaaaaaaggataataatgaaaaaaatacttcatctaataatataacacataacaattataatgacatatcaaaaaataataataataataataataatattaataggGTGAAAgacaatataaataataatactctgcaaaataatgatgaaccaatcttatctatatataatgaagatcttaatgttttatatatatgccaaaatatgtataacGTCCTTTTTGTTTTGAATTTAAATAACCTAAGTTTTGaatttattcttttagaaaataaaataattaatttattttcttgcaaattttatttaattttattaaaagaagttaataaaaaatatttccttcatatatatatcatttatgAAGATATGAAATTACTAGTCTCAACTTTATTATTGAATGAACCAATAAGTAATGttattttcttcaataATTTATTCTTCTTATTAATAGAAGAGGAAATATCCAAACCAGAAATAAAAGTAgataaattttatttctatgAACAActaaaattaaaattacaTTCTAAATTAGATGGAGACGCTTTAAAGATTCTAAAAAGAGATAATGTTACTAATAATATCAATATGTGTAAACAAGAAgaaaacaaatataaattaaaaaatgaacacAAAGATgtagaaatatataataagaacaACATTGTAGATTCTACCAACAATACTATTTATAACAATGAAGTTaatcattataaatatataactaatgattttttttttaatgaagatataataaatacagatgtcaaaaaagaattatataactTAAATCATACaaaagataatattaatcAGGATACACTAAAAAAAACagaaaaacaaacaaatcAAAATGATATAACTATGAGCTTATCAAAAGATGAAAGAAATAAtgatacaaataaaatttttaatgaaaatatgtttacgttaaataaattctttaaaaattGTCGAAAtcaaattaaaataatattaaaagaaagaaatattaatgaaattataaatatgttcaaaaaaaaaaaactataTCAATGGTTAATTAAATATGcaaatttaaataaaaattatcaaataattaatataaattccatacataaaatatatgcaGATTTCTTATTTGAAAAAGAACAATATGAAAATGctatatatgaatatattcaaacaattaattatttagaTACATCCTATgttatacataaatatttaaatttagatttatatgaatatttaacCATATATTTAGAGAAATTACATGTATATCATCAATTTAACGATGAACATACTATGATGTTATTATCATGTTATAAAAAGcaatgtaaaaaaaaaaaaatgatatccttcattaaaaaaaacaaagacaaaattaatttaaataaaacatacaaatttttattaaatgcgggttattataatatagtATTAAATCTgtcaaaaaaatataaggaCCATTTCACATATGTTTCTATATtaattgaaaaatatgaaaattatgaaaaaagcttaaaatatatttttaagtTAGATGTCGAAAATATTTGtatcttattatttaaatatggttataaatttattaaatattacCCACAACTAACAATCTacttattaaaaaaaataattaaaaagtataatataaatctAACAATTTTTATCCCCTTATTTTTAGATAATATCgattttctttttatgtttattgTCAAATTTCttgataaaaatgtaaatataaataaaataaatcatatacaagaaaaacaaaaacaacACTATTCAAACATTTATCATGATAGTGATGAATTCAATTCTGTAAccaaacaaaaaaaaaataaaataaattcattccatatatatgaaaaggATAACAATCGAAATCAAAATCGCAGTCCTAGTGATAGTCATAATTTATCAGACGATAATAATTCACAAGAATCTACAACAGCTGTTAacttaataaataaaacaaatttaCAATTGGATATATTTAATGGAgaatatgattatatattatttctaactgtaatacaaatattattacaaaaatataaaaaagcAGTGCAAGAAGAAAATcaaacaaacaaacaatcaaacaaacaaacaaacaaacaaacaaacaaacaaaaagaaaacactacaacaaataaaataattaataaagaTCAAACCAATGAACAGAACAATATCCTAACATTTAACATAGATAAATTAATCCAGAATAATaaggataaaaatattaatttcttatctgtattattattatctatatataattataataaaggTTTGATATATACATCAACACAAATGAACaaatatgatatatcaCTTTTGTTCTCTATTCACAAattcataaataatacaaaaggtaaaataaacaaaataaataaggaTGAACATATGGTATATGAACAATTAAGGAAACATAAACCAAATGAACAAACAATGCAAATAAACAGTagttataaaatattaaatagaaatttccaaaaaattatatataacatatgTATTAACCATTTAAAGTTAAATGGTTCcttatcatataattatattttttattatctttctatgttaaatgatgaaaaatatttaattaaatttataaaaaaaataaggcAAGATATGAACTTAAGTATATTCAACTTAATtcaaattttaaaaaaatacaacAAAAGTTATAGCTGTATACAAAATATGGTAGTAGCATATAtgaatgatataaataaaaatataaatgacAAATGTATAGAAATAGAAAAggataaaaaagaattaaaaaaaataaagaaaaaacaattaaaaaaaaaatataatttttatttaatagaTAATGCTTATTGTTCTATATGTAAAGAAATTTTATCAGTGCCATtgattcattttttatgtaaacATTCATACCATTCTTATTGTTTAAAGGATAACAATGTCTGTATATTATGTCATAATAAGgataaggaaaaaaaattattaaaagaaaaggCGATTAATTCAATTCAAAATTTTGATGAATTCTTTAAATACTTACAAGGATCAACTGATaaattttcttatatatcCAATTACCTTTCCTATGGAATTACACCAAAATGA
- a CDS encoding HCNGP-like protein yields MNLVDYEISSEDENEKDEKDVKGKIYERSDEHIENFPELSNDLVNNKNEKIHITYNDDSFLLKEGEKQKKNLIRDSCEEKFINNENITTIPIDICDDKNGKEKNNIINNKKEDNNNVDIFNKDDFLYMNIDENNFDEIFNISENEYSDILNTKIEELSKLYELNLTINKNIINSNEYKNPCILEKIMEIFQIDVYSSNYPLHMYNPKIFSSLDLFNERSQENIQNKVVNTKWSNV; encoded by the coding sequence ATGAATTTAGTTGATTATGAAATATCAAGTGAGGAcgaaaatgaaaaagatgAGAAAGATgtaaaaggaaaaatatacGAAAGATCCGATGAACATATTGAAAATTTTCCAGAATTATCAAATGACCttgttaataataaaaatgaaaagattcatattacatataatgatgactcttttttattaaaagagggagaaaaacaaaaaaagaatttgATAAGAGATAGTTGTgaagaaaaatttataaataatgaaaatattactACTATACCAATAGATATATGTGATGATAAGAATggtaaagaaaaaaataatataataaataataaaaaagaagataataataatgttgatatttttaataaggacgattttttatatatgaatatagatgaaaataattttgatgaaatatttaatatatcgGAAAATGAATACTcagatatattaaatacaaaaattGAAGAATTATCAAAATTGTATGAACTAAATTTAAccataaataaaaatattattaattcgaatgaatataaaaatccATGTATTCTAGAAAAAATCATGGAAATATTTCAAATTGATGTGTATTCGTCTAATTACCCAttacatatgtataatcCTAAAATTTTTTCGTCACttgatttatttaatgaaagaagtcaagaaaatattcaaaataagGTTGTTAATACAAAATGGTCAAATGTatag
- a CDS encoding putative membrane protein (conserved Plasmodium membrane protein, unknown function), which yields MLINAYMDIKRKHIKIIAKNVNSSHLDYYFKRWYVTDIYNNLKLPDKIRCKLNNNSFYLNTFNTLNELKKDDLKNKNFQTYPKINNNKQNVINKEKTEQDIHNSNYDYMNKNNPIYYIKNAKNNPINYKKINSYTNNINRYANCIFNNIVNINSNKKYLYQIQIKNNVCTLYNIKYARYDKRNVYPSKNVQNVYSNNKKIQEKKNFPHIETNINLDDVARDMKYATKYPKKKGFLSSIFVRKLSLFMNNLFEKHLLLMNCIIAGTLYFIADLTCQMMEVHKNNNVVEYDFLRTLRMALIGLTLEGPIMTWWYGKILANFIKSKPNTFLYKSFIPTLFDNFIFGPIHLTIFFFYNGILKNQRKSEIIDKIVNTGMKVFLISLMTWTPLTLINFVFVPRIYQATVVFFADFFWVIFLSWCANKK from the exons ATGTTAATTAATGCTTATATGGacataaaaagaaaacatataaaaattatagcAAAAAATGTGAACTCTTCCCATTTAG attattattttaaaagatgGTATGTCAcggatatatataacaacTTAAAATTACCAGATAAAATTAGATGCAAactaaataataattcattttaCCTTAATACTTTTAATACATTAAACGAATTGAAAAAAGACGACctaaaaaacaaaaatttcCAAACATATCctaaaattaataataataaacaaaatgttataaataaggaaaaaacAGAACAAGATATACATAACAGtaattatgattatatgaataaaaataatcctatttattatattaagaATGCCAAGAATAATCCCATAAActataagaaaataaatagttatacaaataatataaatagataTGCGAATTgcatttttaataatatagtaAATATCAATAgtaacaaaaaatatttataccaaatacaaataaaaaataatgtgTGCAccttatataatataaaatacgCGAGATATGATAAAAGAAATGTGTATCCAAGTAAAAATGTACAAAATGtatatagtaataataagaaaatacaagaaaaaaaaaatttccCGCATATAGAAACGAATATCAATTTAGATGATGTAGCACGTGATATGAAATATGCAACTAAATAtcccaaaaaaaaaggatttCTTTCATCGATATTTGTTAGAaaattatctttatttatgaataatttatttgaaaaacatttattattaatgaaTTGTATAATAGCTGgtacattatattttatagcTGATCTAACTTGTCAAATGATGGAagtacataaaaataataatgtcGTAGAATATGATTTTTTAAGAACATTAAGAATGGCACTCATAGGATTAACATTAGAAGGACCAATTATGACATGGTGGTATGGTAAAATATTAGccaattttattaaatcaaaacctaatacatttttatataaatccTTTATCCCAACTTTATttgataattttatttttggtCCTATACATTTGActattttcttcttttataatGGTATACTAAAAAATCAAAGGAAATCAGAAATTATTGATAAAATAGTTAATACAGGTATGAAAGTTTTCTTGATATCCTTAATGACATGGACACCACTAACTCtaattaattttgtttttgttcCAAGAATTTATCAAGCTACCGTTGTTTTTTTTGCTGATTTTTTTTGGGTCATTTTTCTCTCATGGTGTGccaataaaaaataa
- a CDS encoding hypothetical protein (conserved Plasmodium protein, unknown function): MGNSCKNIIRTRRENYSADIYNERFDFRKDVNCHVDKLKYFNDIYVKKKEKCDDMKRKEDDKLSCSSIDDDCYLIQSNTVGYVDELYSILGNKKRITIKKKVDDKSDMEEYLIIEKKIKVKRKKKKGKDKKYKEEIEKYIINNEKNTISEKKRNNHKTKDKMIKCDKDNIFVEKNYKIYNQSKDDHFIFPSPDKNKNINKNKNINNKKNNNNNNNNNNKSRSHSKNTEMETWCSSSNDKYDIFEQDRRYLLKKRKENADKKNNENNEKESQHDNSNDSSDKKFYKTNKKYKDPFE; the protein is encoded by the coding sequence ATGGGTAATAGCTGcaagaatattataagaaCTCGACGGGAGAATTATTCTGCCGATATTTATAACGAGCGATTTGATTTTCGAAAGGACGTGAACTGTCATGTGGATAAGctgaaatattttaatgatatatatgttaagaaaaaagaaaaatgtgatgatatgaaaagaaaagaagaTGATAAATTATCCTGTTCTTCTATTGATGATGATTGTTATTTAATTCAAAGTAACACTGTTGGTTATGTTGATGAATTATATAGTATCTTAGGTAATAAAAAACGAATTAcaataaagaaaaaagttGATGATAAATCAGATATGGAAGAATATCttataatagaaaaaaaaataaaagttaaaagaaagaaaaaaaaaggaaaggataaaaaatataaagaagaaatcgaaaaatatataatcaataatgaaaagaatacaatcagtgaaaaaaaaaggaataatcataaaacaaaagataaaatgataaaatgtgataaagataatatatttgttgaaaagaattataaaatatataatcaaaGTAAAGATgatcattttattttcccttcacctgataaaaataaaaatattaataaaaataaaaatattaataataaaaagaataataataataataataataataataataaatctaGATCTCATTCAAAAAATACTGAAATGGAAACATGGTGTAGTTCATCAAATGATAAGTATGATATTTTTGAACAGGACAGAAGATATctcttaaaaaaaagaaaagaaaatgcTGATAAGAagaataatgaaaataatgaaaaggaATCCCAGCATGATAATTCCAATGATTCATCAGACAAGAAATTTTATAAGAcgaacaaaaaatataaagacCCATTtgaatga